The Dokdonia donghaensis DSW-1 DNA window CAAAGGTGTCACCAGTGAGTACCACCTCAACCCAAGTGTCGCCAAACATTTGTACCTGCTCTACCTTTTGTTTTGGGGTAGTTGCAGGCATATAGATGGCCCCTTTTATATGAAGTTTTGCACAACTCAGGGCTACACCTTGTGCGTGGTTACCAGCACTTGCACAAACAATACCTGCTTGCTTCTGCTCATCTGTAAGCGTACTTATTTTATTAAACGCACCACGTATTTTATAGCTACGTACCTGCTGTAAGTCCTCACGCTTTAAAAACACCTCTGCCTCATACTTTTTTGAGTATGTAAAACTGCGCATAAACGGTGTCTTTGTGACCACTTTGCGCACCCTGTTTGCCGCATCTGTTACAGATTTGAGTGTGGGTATGTATGTTTTGAGCGTTTCTTCCATAAGTATCCACCGTGAGGTGGGAATAAGTACTAGCTTAGAACAGCTTCTTGCTCTTCGGTTTTTACCTTTTTCATTGCAACCATTGCTTTACGTAGGGTTGCTCCTATTTCTTCTACAGGATGATTACGTATGGCATCATTTACAGCAATGAGCTCTTGATTATCTACTCCATTATCGTGAGTAAAAGAAGCGCCTATAATATCTGTATCAACAGTTTTCATAAAGTCTGTAAGGAGTGGTTTACAGGCGTGATCAAAAAGATAACAACCATACTCTGCCGTGTCAGAAATAATACGATTCATCTCAAAAAGCTTCTTTCTTGCGATGGTATTTGCAATAAGTGGTGTCTCGTGTAGTGACTCATAATAAGCACTTTCTTCTATAATACCTGCAGCTGTCATCGTTTCAAACGCTAGCTCTACACCAGCCTTTACCATTGCTACCATAAGCACACCGTGATCAAAATACTCTTGCTCACTTATCTCTTGTGATGTGATTTCTTGCTTTTCGAAGTTGGTCTCACCTGTTGCTGCTCTCCAGGTGTGAAGATTTTTATCATCTGCAGCCCAGTCTTCCATCATAGTTTTTGAGAAGTGACCAGAGATAATATCATCCATATGCTTCTCAAAAAGTGGTCTCATTATATCCTTAAGCTCTTCTGATAGGTTATATGCTTTAATCTTAGACGGGTTATCTAGACGATCCATCATATTTGTGATACCACCGTGCTTAAGTGCTTCTGTAATAGTCTCCCATCCATACTGTATGAGTTTACCTGCATATGCCGGGTCTATACCCTTCTCTACCATTTTATCAAAACAGAGTATTGATCCCGTTTGTAACACACCACATAAGATGGTTTGCTCGCCCATAAGATCAGACTTTACCTCTGCCACAAAAGAAGATTCTAGCACACCTGCTCTGTGACCACCTGTAGCCGCTGCATATGCTTTAGCTTGAGCAAGCCCCTTTCCTTCTGGATCATTATCTGGGTGTACTGCGATAAGTGTAGGTACGCCAAAACCTCTTTTATATTCCTCACGTACCTCAGACCCTGGACACTTAGGAGCTACCATAATTACCGTAAGGTCATCACGTACCTGCATCCCTTCTTCTACAATATTAAAACCGTGAGAATAAGCAAGAGTAGCCCCTTGCTTCATAAGTGGCATAACTGCTTTTACTACTGCCGTATGCTGCTTATCTGGAGTAAGGTTTAAAACTAGATCTGCCGTAGGGATTAATTCTTCATAAGTTCCTACCGTAAAACCATTTGAGGTTGCATTTTTATAAGACTGGCGCTTTTCTGTAATTGCTCCTTCTCTTAATGCATAAGAAATATCACAGCCGCTATCTCTCATATTAAGACCTTGGTTAAGTCCTTGTGCACCGCACCCTACAATCACGATTTTCTTATCTGCAATGGCAGCAATACCATCTTCAAACTCACTGGCATCCATAAAGCGGCATTTTCCCAGTTGTGATAATTGATCCCTTAGTGGTAATGTGTTAAAATAATTTTTCATTGTAATTACATTGCGGAGAATTCTTTTTTTGCTTTCGCGAAAGCGGTCTTACCCTCCTAGGTTGTTGGATTAGTTCTTTTATATTAGTTATCTAAGCTTGGGATTTGCCAAAGGCGACCTCATTACTCTCTTCTATACGTTGTAATAATGTAGAAATAGGCATCTCTGTTTTTGTGACTGCTATTCTACCAGAGCGTGTAAATTGCATTATCCCAAAAGGTTTAAGCTCTCTATGTACAAGCTCAATCTCTGAGCGTCTTCCTGCTTTTTCAAGCACAAAGAAGTCCTTATTCACAGTCACGATACGCGCCTGACTTTCCTTTATGATATTCTGAATTTGTGGTTCTTCAAAAAGTAAGTTTGACTTAATTTTAAATAGCGCACTCTCTGTAAATATGGTTTCTTCATCTGTATGATAAAATGCCTTTATCACCTCAACTTGACGTTCTATCTGTCCCTGTATTTTTGCCATTTGCTCTTCTGTGACATTTACAACAATGATGAATTTAAACACATCATCTATCTCACTTTCTGAGGCAGAAAGGCTTTCTATATTAATCTTACGACGCTGAAATATTGCCGAAATACGGTTTAATAACCCAATATTATTTTCGGTATATATATTTACGGTAAATGTTTTTACTTCACTCATAGGTAACCTGTTTATGTATACTTTGTACTACTGTATATACTGGTTATTATTCTAGTCTTATATCTGATACAGATGCTCCTGTAGGTATCATAGGGAAAACATTATCTTCTTTCTCTACCATTACTTCTAAGAAGAAACTGTCCTTTGAGGCAATCATCTTCTCTACAGCTGGACCTAGTTCTTCTCTAGTACTTACCTTCTGGTTATCTATCTCGTAGGCATCTGCTATTTTACAAAAGTTAGGATTTTTCATTGTGGTGCTAGCATATCTTTTATCAAAAAATAGTTGTTGCCACTGGCGCACCATTCCTAAAAATTCGTTGTTAAGCACCACTATCTTAACCGGCACCTCTGCCTGAAAGATGACACCTAGCTCTTGTATAGTCATCTGGTAACCACCATCACCTATAATGGCTACAACTTCTCGCTCTGGTGCTCCCATTTTTGCACCTATGGCTGCTGGTAATGCAAATCCCATTGTACCTAGCCCTCCAGAAGTGATGTTACTTTTAGACTTTTTAAAGTCTGCATAACGTATACCTATCATCTGGTGCTGTCCTACATCTGTTACAATTATAGCGTCACCATTAGTTTGTTTATTGATAAGATTTACCACCTCACCCATTGTAAGACCCTCCTTAGTAGGTGAAATATCATTCTTTATGACCTTCTCATACTCGATAGCATAGAGATCTTTAAATTTTTGGTGCCAGGCTGTATGGCTTTTTTGCTCTATATGAGGTAAGATTTTTGCAAGCGTATCTTTTGAGTTACCTAGTACTGCGATGTCTGCCTTTACGTTTTTATTTACCTCTGCAGGGTCTATCTCAAAGTGTATGACCTTAGCTTGCTTTGCATAGGTCGCGAGATTACCCGTAACACGGTCATCAAAACGCATACCGATAGCAATAAGAACATCACAATCATTTGTCAAAACGTTAGGTGCATAATTACCGTGCATACCTACCATACCTACGTTAAGAGGATGCTCTGTAGGGATTGCAGAGACACCTAAAATAGTCCAAGCAGCTGGTATTCCAGATTTTTCTACAAAAGCTTTAAACTCTTCTTCGGCTTCACCTAGTATCACTCCTTGCCCCCATACTATCATAGGCTTTTTTGCATCGTTTATAGCTTGAGCAGCTTGAGCAATTTCTGTTTCATTTACTGTTGGTGTAGGTGTATAGCTGCGTATGTATTCACATTTCGCGTAAGCAAAATCAAACTCTGCAAACTGTGCATCTTTTGTAATATCAATGAGTACAGGTCCTGGTCTTCCAGATCTTGCAATATAAAATGCCTTTGCAAGTACCTCTGGTATCTCCTCTGCTCTTGTGATCTGATGATTCCACTTTGTGACTGGAGTAGAGATACCTATGATATCTGTCTCTTGAAAAGCATCGCTACCCAGTAAGTGAGAGCCTACTTGACCTGTGATACAAACCATAGGTGTACTGTCTATCTGAGCATCTGCAATACCCGTAATCAAGTTAGTCGCTCCAGGACCAGAAGTGGCAATGGCAACTCCTACTTTACCCGTGGCACGGGCAAATCCCTGTGCAGCGTGCGTCGCTCCTTGCTCGTGTCTGGTAAGGACGTGCTTTATTTTATCTTGATGCTTGTGTAGCTCATCATAAAAAGGCATTATAGCCCCACCAGGATACCCATAAATAAGGTCTGCTCCCTCTGCTACAAGGCAGTGTATCAATGCCTCACTACCGCTCATTGTGGTAGTTGTAGTGTCTGATGTGTTTTGTGTCTTCACGTCCATAGGTTGTACGCTTTAAATGTTATTTCTATTCTATCACGCTCGCTAGGCGCCTATTTACTATGCTTGTGTTGTACTAGAACTCGTCTGTCACGCATCCCTTACTCGCAGATGAGACCATACGAGCATATTTATAAAGTGACCCACGTTTTACTTTAAGCTCTGGAGCTACCCAGTTCTTTTTACGTGCTTCTAGTTCGCTCTCGCTTATCTCAACATTAATTGTGTTCGTCTCAGCGTTAATCACGATGGTATCTCCATTTTCTATAAGTGCAATACCACCTCCTACTTGTGCCTCTGGCGTAATGTGTCCCACTACAAAACCGTGTGTCCCTCCAGAAAAACGACCATCTGTAATAAGTGCCACATCTTTACCTAAGCCAGCACCCATAATAGCCGCTGTAGGTTTAAGCATTTCTGGCATACCAGGTCCTCCTTGTGGTCCTTCATAGCGTATAACGACTACATCACCCTTTTTTACCTCTCCGGCACCTATACCAGCATTTGCAGCATACTCACCGTTATAAACTCTTGCGCTTCCGCGAAAGTGTAATCCCTCTTTACCGGTAATTTTTGCCACAGATCCTTCACTTGCAATATTTCCATAAAGAATACGGATGTGTCCCGTCTCCTTAATAGGATTCTCAACCGAATGAATAACATCTTGATGTGCCTGAAGATGGTCTACAACTGCTAGATTCTCTGCAATAGTTTTACCAGTTACAGTCATACAGTCACCGTGCAACATACCCTGCTCTAGCATATATTTTAATACGCCAGGTACTCCTCCTACATTATGTAAATCTTCCATAAGGTATTTTCCTGATGGTTTAAGATCTGCTAGAAAAGGTGTGGTATCGCTTATTTTTTGGAAATCTTGTAGTGTAAATGACACTTGTGCAGCCTTTGCTATAGCAAGAAAGTGCAGCACAGCATTAGTAGATCCTCCCAGTACCGTTACAAGTCTCACCGCATTCTCTAGTGACTTGCGAGTAACAATGTCTGAAGGTTTTATATCTTTTTCTATTAGGTTTCTTAAAGCAGCTCCTACTCTAGCACACTCCGCAGTTTTATTTGGTGACACCGCAGGGTTAGAACTTGTATAAGGTAAGCTCATCCCTAGTGCCTCAATCGCGCTAGCCATCGTGTTTGCAGTATACATACCACCACACGCACCAGCACCTGGACAGGCTTTTTTTACCACCGTTTTAAACTCTTGCTCTGTAATACTACCAGCTACTTTTTCTCCCCAAGCTTCAAAAGCAGACACTACATCTAGCTTTTTATCTTCGTGACATCCTGGTGCTATAGTTCCTCCATAGACGAGTATAGATGGTCTATCTAGCCTAAGCTGTGCCATAAGAGCACCCGGCATATTTTTATCACAACCCACCACTGTAACCAGTGCATCATAAGACATAGCTTGTACTACAGTCTCCATTGAGTCTGCAATAATATCTCTACTAGGTAGTGAGTAGCGCATACCAGGAGTACCCATTGAGATACCGTCACTTACACCTATGGTATTATAAATAAGACCTACCAGATCAGAAGTTTGTACTCCCTTTTTAATATCTAGTGCAAGGTTATTTAAGTGCATATTACAAGGATTACCCTCATAACCTGTACTGGCAATACCTACTAGTGGCTTTTTAAAATCTTCATCTGTAAGGCCTATAGCGTGCAACATAGCCTGTGCAGCTGGCTGCGTAGGATCTTGAGTTACCGCTTTACTATATTTATTAAGTTCTTTCAATGGTTTGTGGTTTTGACTGGTTAAAATTATTACTCTCTTGCGGCACCTACAGACTCAGTATAAACTACACCCGACAACCAACGTGCACTTAAAACATTTAAAATGCTGTAAATCAGTTTTTTAAATCAATTTAAAATGGAATCCTACCCTAATTCTAGTCTTAGCATTTTTATCATAACGCTAATTATCATAGTATAAACTGTGAGATTTTAAATATTTCATAATTTGAGTTATACGATTGATCTTATTTATAACCCGCAATAAAAAATCCTAAAACTTTGTCAATGAAGAAGAGATGCCGTAAAAACAGCTTATTTTTATAGAAAACACACATATTTTGAAAATTCCATCCATTCTTGAAAATCAGCGTGCCTTCTTTGCGACGGGTCAAACTAAGGATATCGCATATAGGAAAGCTGCTTTAGTACGCTTTCGCGAAAGCATAAAAAATCACGAGCAAGATATCATAGATGCCCTGACAGCCGATTTTAAAAAACCAGCATTTGAAACAGTTGCTACAGAAATAAGTGTTGTCATTAAAGAAATAAACCTAGCCATAAAGGAAATCTGGAAATGGCAGATGCCAAAAAAAGTAAAGGCTTCTTTACTTAATTTTCCCTCTAGTGCCGCCGTACATTATGAGCCCTATGGTACTGCATTAATTATTGCCCCTTGGAACTATCCCTTTCAACTTGCCGTAGGGCCTATGATAGGCGCTATTGCTGCAGGAAATACAGTAGTATTAAAACCTAGCGAACTTACACCTAACACCGCAAATCTCTTAGAAATAATAATTACAGAAGTGTTTGACCTGGCTTATGTACACATTGTACAAGGTGATAAAGAGGTAGCTCAAGAACTTCTTAAACAACGCTGGGATTACAT harbors:
- the ilvC gene encoding ketol-acid reductoisomerase; its protein translation is MKNYFNTLPLRDQLSQLGKCRFMDASEFEDGIAAIADKKIVIVGCGAQGLNQGLNMRDSGCDISYALREGAITEKRQSYKNATSNGFTVGTYEELIPTADLVLNLTPDKQHTAVVKAVMPLMKQGATLAYSHGFNIVEEGMQVRDDLTVIMVAPKCPGSEVREEYKRGFGVPTLIAVHPDNDPEGKGLAQAKAYAAATGGHRAGVLESSFVAEVKSDLMGEQTILCGVLQTGSILCFDKMVEKGIDPAYAGKLIQYGWETITEALKHGGITNMMDRLDNPSKIKAYNLSEELKDIMRPLFEKHMDDIISGHFSKTMMEDWAADDKNLHTWRAATGETNFEKQEITSQEISEQEYFDHGVLMVAMVKAGVELAFETMTAAGIIEESAYYESLHETPLIANTIARKKLFEMNRIISDTAEYGCYLFDHACKPLLTDFMKTVDTDIIGASFTHDNGVDNQELIAVNDAIRNHPVEEIGATLRKAMVAMKKVKTEEQEAVLS
- the ilvN gene encoding acetolactate synthase small subunit, producing MSEVKTFTVNIYTENNIGLLNRISAIFQRRKINIESLSASESEIDDVFKFIIVVNVTEEQMAKIQGQIERQVEVIKAFYHTDEETIFTESALFKIKSNLLFEEPQIQNIIKESQARIVTVNKDFFVLEKAGRRSEIELVHRELKPFGIMQFTRSGRIAVTKTEMPISTLLQRIEESNEVAFGKSQA
- the ilvB gene encoding biosynthetic-type acetolactate synthase large subunit — its product is MDVKTQNTSDTTTTTMSGSEALIHCLVAEGADLIYGYPGGAIMPFYDELHKHQDKIKHVLTRHEQGATHAAQGFARATGKVGVAIATSGPGATNLITGIADAQIDSTPMVCITGQVGSHLLGSDAFQETDIIGISTPVTKWNHQITRAEEIPEVLAKAFYIARSGRPGPVLIDITKDAQFAEFDFAYAKCEYIRSYTPTPTVNETEIAQAAQAINDAKKPMIVWGQGVILGEAEEEFKAFVEKSGIPAAWTILGVSAIPTEHPLNVGMVGMHGNYAPNVLTNDCDVLIAIGMRFDDRVTGNLATYAKQAKVIHFEIDPAEVNKNVKADIAVLGNSKDTLAKILPHIEQKSHTAWHQKFKDLYAIEYEKVIKNDISPTKEGLTMGEVVNLINKQTNGDAIIVTDVGQHQMIGIRYADFKKSKSNITSGGLGTMGFALPAAIGAKMGAPEREVVAIIGDGGYQMTIQELGVIFQAEVPVKIVVLNNEFLGMVRQWQQLFFDKRYASTTMKNPNFCKIADAYEIDNQKVSTREELGPAVEKMIASKDSFFLEVMVEKEDNVFPMIPTGASVSDIRLE
- the ilvD gene encoding dihydroxy-acid dehydratase, yielding MKELNKYSKAVTQDPTQPAAQAMLHAIGLTDEDFKKPLVGIASTGYEGNPCNMHLNNLALDIKKGVQTSDLVGLIYNTIGVSDGISMGTPGMRYSLPSRDIIADSMETVVQAMSYDALVTVVGCDKNMPGALMAQLRLDRPSILVYGGTIAPGCHEDKKLDVVSAFEAWGEKVAGSITEQEFKTVVKKACPGAGACGGMYTANTMASAIEALGMSLPYTSSNPAVSPNKTAECARVGAALRNLIEKDIKPSDIVTRKSLENAVRLVTVLGGSTNAVLHFLAIAKAAQVSFTLQDFQKISDTTPFLADLKPSGKYLMEDLHNVGGVPGVLKYMLEQGMLHGDCMTVTGKTIAENLAVVDHLQAHQDVIHSVENPIKETGHIRILYGNIASEGSVAKITGKEGLHFRGSARVYNGEYAANAGIGAGEVKKGDVVVIRYEGPQGGPGMPEMLKPTAAIMGAGLGKDVALITDGRFSGGTHGFVVGHITPEAQVGGGIALIENGDTIVINAETNTINVEISESELEARKKNWVAPELKVKRGSLYKYARMVSSASKGCVTDEF